One window from the genome of Thermococcus siculi encodes:
- a CDS encoding YigZ family protein yields MDYKTLKGVGTAELVVKKSVFIGYASPANTEGEAKEFIDKIKTHHSDATHNVSAYVINDGRNFAVRYDDDGEPKGSAGKPVLKVIQNKGLSNVVIVVTRYFGGIKLGYGGLVKAYSDAASLAIENAGIVEVYETERFEVTFPYNLFHAVRETIEKAGAKVVGEEYGELVTFTVETRKGEAEPLMALLTEKTRGRVRLRPLFMRAV; encoded by the coding sequence TTGGACTACAAAACCCTCAAGGGAGTAGGAACGGCCGAGCTGGTGGTTAAAAAGTCAGTCTTCATCGGCTACGCTTCCCCGGCCAACACCGAAGGGGAAGCGAAGGAGTTCATAGATAAGATAAAGACCCACCACAGCGACGCGACCCACAACGTTTCAGCCTACGTCATCAACGACGGAAGGAACTTTGCGGTTCGCTACGATGACGATGGAGAGCCAAAAGGCTCCGCAGGAAAGCCTGTCCTCAAGGTTATCCAGAACAAAGGCCTCAGCAACGTCGTTATCGTCGTTACCCGCTACTTCGGGGGCATAAAGCTCGGCTACGGTGGGCTTGTCAAGGCCTACAGCGACGCCGCCAGTCTGGCGATAGAGAACGCCGGCATAGTTGAGGTTTATGAAACGGAGCGCTTCGAGGTGACCTTTCCCTACAACCTCTTCCACGCGGTTAGGGAGACCATCGAGAAGGCCGGGGCAAAGGTGGTTGGTGAGGAGTACGGAGAGCTTGTAACGTTCACCGTGGAGACGAGGAAGGGCGAAGCGGAGCCGCTTATGGCTCTCCTGACCGAGAAGACCAGAGGCAGGGTGAGGCTGCGGCCGCTTTTTATGAGGGCGGTGTGA
- the csx1 gene encoding CRISPR-associated CARF protein Csx1 → MGRERVLVATWGNPFQWRPIRYRVECDRLGLENCRDVEMKNMSTLPVLIEALKPDRAIILALDTLANIRIRRGDSTYEPDLEAKELSDYAEVRKDVEERVRWFIEERVKPLVKSEEVERELDRVEILVGPGLGEFDNASVSGDMLDFYGFTLFELSQRLPGGDAEVFLDLTHGINFMPVLAYRALKNLLGLSAYINEVSFHVLNSEPYPQGSPEWAREAVKKSVLHMRLVESSPVRPKPLYSLIPEKPEWSAFISSVTNGFPLAFVTFYPKIDEVRNEIKGRYSEFLDSIEVKMSEDEMGVRKVYIRRNSNLSEDFRTEIKLFYLLRVLNQKFRGYPKREATLDEMFEITRLLFRKMPRIGAVTCRQLEEMKAFERGETVYGEHGPYHRKGLIDRLSRGKYWGALGEIAREVSSKKGAPYSRAQDLVRMKASSGGGINKNVCLRNFIAHSGFEFNITHVRYDKTEGKVYWFYGDRELLMKLCIGALETRLDRLEELEKC, encoded by the coding sequence ATGGGACGAGAGAGGGTTCTCGTGGCTACCTGGGGAAATCCGTTCCAGTGGAGGCCCATAAGGTACCGCGTGGAGTGTGACCGGCTTGGACTGGAAAACTGCCGGGACGTTGAGATGAAAAACATGAGCACCCTGCCGGTGCTCATCGAGGCGTTAAAACCGGACAGGGCCATAATACTCGCCCTGGATACCCTCGCCAACATCAGGATAAGGAGGGGGGACAGCACGTACGAACCGGATTTGGAAGCCAAGGAGCTATCCGACTACGCTGAAGTCAGGAAGGACGTTGAGGAGCGCGTTAGGTGGTTCATCGAGGAGAGGGTAAAGCCCCTAGTTAAGAGCGAAGAAGTCGAGAGGGAGCTTGACAGGGTGGAGATACTGGTCGGGCCTGGTCTCGGCGAGTTCGACAACGCCAGCGTCTCCGGAGACATGCTGGACTTTTACGGTTTCACCCTCTTCGAGCTGAGCCAGAGGCTCCCGGGGGGAGACGCCGAGGTGTTCCTTGACCTAACCCATGGTATAAACTTCATGCCAGTTCTGGCCTACCGTGCCCTCAAGAACCTCCTCGGCCTCTCTGCCTACATCAACGAAGTTAGCTTCCACGTCCTCAACTCGGAACCCTATCCTCAGGGAAGCCCTGAGTGGGCCAGGGAGGCTGTCAAAAAGAGCGTCCTCCACATGCGCCTCGTGGAAAGCTCCCCTGTGAGGCCAAAACCCCTGTACTCGCTCATACCCGAAAAGCCTGAGTGGTCGGCCTTCATAAGCTCCGTGACGAACGGCTTCCCTCTGGCCTTCGTGACGTTCTACCCAAAAATTGACGAGGTGCGGAATGAAATCAAGGGGAGATACTCAGAGTTCCTGGATTCCATTGAGGTGAAGATGAGCGAAGATGAGATGGGGGTCAGGAAGGTCTACATAAGGAGGAACTCGAACCTCTCCGAGGACTTCAGGACGGAGATCAAGCTTTTCTACCTCCTCAGAGTCCTCAATCAAAAGTTCAGGGGCTATCCTAAGAGGGAGGCAACCCTTGATGAGATGTTTGAAATAACCCGCCTTCTCTTCAGGAAGATGCCCAGGATAGGGGCCGTGACCTGCAGACAGCTTGAGGAGATGAAGGCCTTTGAACGCGGCGAAACCGTTTACGGCGAACACGGTCCGTATCACAGGAAGGGCCTTATAGACAGGCTGAGCCGTGGAAAGTACTGGGGCGCTCTGGGGGAGATCGCCAGGGAAGTTTCTTCAAAGAAGGGGGCACCTTACAGCAGGGCCCAAGACCTCGTCCGGATGAAGGCCTCTTCAGGCGGGGGTATAAACAAGAACGTATGCCTCAGGAACTTCATAGCCCACTCCGGATTTGAATTCAACATAACCCACGTCCGCTACGATAAGACTGAGGGGAAGGTTTATTGGTTCTACGGTGACAGGGAACTCCTCATGAAGCTGTGCATCGGCGCGCTTGAGACGAGGCTCGACAGGCTTGAGGAGCTTGAGAAGTGCTGA
- a CDS encoding DEAD/DEAH box helicase: MSLFEALKPLKSEIARVHVFPPSEGEFGEFTFNNPEINALLDELGFRLYRHQVEALEKLYSRKNIVVTTPTASGKSEVFRLAIFDSYLSDPRKTYLLVYPTRALINNQYEKFTLQNLAFYRLTGKSVSARILTGDVPWSERKNLIRERPRVVFTTPDMLHYNILRRWRDYEWLLRNLRYLVVDELHVYRGVFGSNAAWLFRRLLLRLKRLGVKPQIIALSATLRNPKEFAERLFRSEFEEVKRATNPFPRRYLVLFEPRNLEERQLLRAVVERLVSEGIKTLVFFDSRRGTEKTLRFLLSSPVFSKVTTYKGTLPKNVRWEIERDFREGKLLALLTTNALELGIDIGDLDAVVNYGIPPDGLFSLIQRFGRAGRSAEREALNGVVLRKNGLDYYYREHFDELVERLEKGIIEYMPVKVDNERIAGKHLHYMLTEIGIMEWDELNEFERKVAEKLVIERKADLKKNPITGKLELRLRRPAFSYSSLRTASDESFFLVKDEPWIRARLMEKASLRELLNFINWLKLKGYVIEEVDENEYHRSLLPGMAYFSRGELYMAKERFSVGNFHFVFAKQLNRLWDVETFASKREEVEILEEMARKTYKGIEIGLGRLRVRHVYTGFAVKGLDTGNYVNELAMLREAGVLRGEIFSPVTGERVDAEEDFSILNWERFARVEFEEPYVREFETEGIWLVFPDSVREVSGEEFEKFFGNAAEKGFEDIAFHLYENLDRRKLFPLYLGSTSFIIKKTIGEAFQRAGIKDEELAFAVKKMVDSKDGIGSALHAIEHNMIKIAPIFTYVDSRELGGYSYASFPGEPYSGKPVVFIYDGNEGGAGLAEIIYENVEKLMEKSLEHLKGCSCRDGCPVCVLSPKCGTFNEFLDKWAAIRVWERILRAEKEE; encoded by the coding sequence ATGTCTCTCTTCGAAGCCCTCAAACCCCTCAAGTCCGAGATAGCCCGCGTCCACGTCTTTCCGCCGAGCGAAGGGGAGTTTGGAGAGTTCACCTTCAACAACCCCGAGATAAACGCCCTCCTCGACGAACTGGGGTTCAGACTCTACCGCCACCAGGTTGAAGCTTTGGAGAAGCTTTACTCCCGAAAGAATATCGTTGTAACGACCCCCACGGCAAGCGGGAAGAGTGAGGTTTTCCGGCTGGCCATCTTCGACTCCTACCTCTCCGATCCGCGAAAGACTTACCTCCTCGTTTACCCCACGCGGGCACTCATCAACAATCAGTACGAGAAGTTCACCCTTCAAAACCTCGCGTTCTACCGGCTCACGGGAAAATCGGTGAGCGCGAGAATCCTGACCGGAGACGTCCCCTGGAGCGAGAGGAAAAACTTAATCCGCGAGAGGCCGCGCGTGGTCTTCACAACCCCCGACATGCTCCACTACAACATCCTGCGCAGATGGAGGGACTACGAGTGGCTTCTCCGGAACCTTAGGTACCTCGTAGTGGACGAGCTGCACGTTTACCGCGGCGTCTTCGGGAGCAACGCGGCGTGGCTCTTCAGGCGTTTACTCCTCAGGCTCAAACGCCTCGGGGTTAAACCCCAGATAATAGCCCTCTCGGCGACGCTTAGAAACCCGAAGGAGTTCGCGGAGAGGCTATTCAGGAGTGAGTTCGAGGAGGTTAAGAGGGCAACCAACCCCTTCCCGAGGAGGTACCTGGTGCTCTTCGAGCCGAGGAACCTTGAGGAGAGGCAGCTTTTGAGGGCGGTCGTTGAGAGGCTCGTCTCCGAAGGAATCAAGACCCTTGTTTTCTTCGATTCCCGGAGGGGTACGGAAAAGACCCTCCGCTTCCTCCTCAGCTCGCCGGTATTCTCGAAGGTGACCACCTACAAGGGCACCCTCCCAAAGAACGTTCGCTGGGAGATAGAGAGGGACTTCAGGGAGGGGAAGCTCTTGGCCCTGCTCACCACCAACGCCCTCGAGCTTGGAATCGATATAGGCGACCTGGACGCGGTGGTAAACTACGGCATCCCCCCGGACGGTCTTTTCTCGCTCATACAGCGCTTCGGAAGGGCCGGAAGAAGTGCAGAGAGAGAAGCTTTGAACGGTGTCGTCCTCAGGAAAAACGGGCTGGACTACTACTACCGCGAGCACTTCGATGAACTCGTGGAGAGGCTCGAGAAGGGCATAATCGAATACATGCCGGTCAAGGTAGACAACGAACGCATAGCCGGGAAGCACCTCCATTACATGCTGACGGAGATTGGAATAATGGAGTGGGACGAGTTGAACGAATTTGAGAGAAAGGTTGCTGAAAAGCTCGTAATCGAGAGGAAGGCCGACCTCAAAAAGAACCCGATAACCGGGAAGCTTGAGCTACGCCTCAGGAGGCCTGCTTTCAGCTACTCCTCACTGAGAACTGCCAGCGACGAGAGCTTCTTCCTCGTGAAGGACGAGCCGTGGATAAGGGCGAGGTTGATGGAAAAGGCCTCTCTCAGGGAGCTTCTCAACTTCATCAACTGGCTCAAGCTGAAGGGCTACGTCATAGAGGAAGTGGATGAAAACGAGTACCACCGCTCGCTTTTGCCCGGAATGGCCTACTTCTCGAGGGGAGAACTCTATATGGCGAAGGAGCGCTTCAGCGTCGGGAACTTCCACTTCGTCTTTGCCAAGCAACTGAACCGCCTCTGGGACGTCGAGACCTTCGCCAGCAAGCGCGAGGAGGTTGAAATCCTCGAAGAAATGGCCAGAAAAACCTACAAAGGAATCGAGATAGGCCTCGGAAGGCTTAGAGTCAGGCACGTCTACACCGGTTTCGCCGTCAAAGGCCTGGACACTGGGAACTACGTGAACGAACTGGCTATGCTCAGAGAGGCTGGGGTCCTCCGGGGAGAAATCTTCTCACCGGTTACCGGGGAGAGGGTTGATGCGGAGGAAGACTTCTCCATACTCAACTGGGAGCGCTTTGCCAGGGTCGAGTTCGAGGAGCCGTACGTGAGGGAGTTCGAAACCGAGGGAATTTGGCTCGTCTTTCCAGATTCTGTAAGGGAAGTTTCGGGCGAGGAGTTTGAGAAATTCTTCGGAAACGCGGCCGAAAAGGGGTTCGAGGACATCGCCTTTCACCTCTACGAGAACCTCGACAGAAGGAAGCTCTTCCCGCTCTACCTCGGGAGCACGAGCTTCATCATAAAGAAAACCATCGGTGAGGCCTTCCAGAGGGCCGGAATTAAGGATGAGGAGCTGGCCTTCGCGGTGAAGAAGATGGTCGACAGCAAGGACGGTATAGGGAGCGCGCTACACGCGATTGAGCACAACATGATAAAGATAGCGCCGATCTTCACCTACGTGGATTCAAGGGAACTTGGCGGCTACAGCTACGCGAGCTTTCCGGGAGAACCCTACTCCGGAAAACCGGTCGTGTTCATCTACGACGGCAACGAGGGAGGAGCGGGCCTGGCGGAGATAATCTACGAGAACGTGGAGAAGCTGATGGAGAAGAGCCTCGAGCACCTTAAGGGCTGCTCCTGCAGGGACGGCTGTCCCGTCTGCGTTCTCTCACCGAAGTGCGGCACCTTCAACGAGTTTTTAGACAAGTGGGCCGCGATAAGGGTTTGGGAAAGGATTCTGAGAGCTGAGAAGGAAGAATAG
- a CDS encoding HAD family hydrolase → MEIPNYGKLEFKAVLFDLNGTLGESGRMGEEVRHLLERLADRYTVVVLSADTFGTLEEELKGLPVRIERVSSGVEKAEIARGYAPYAAVGNGNNDVAMLEGAELAFCVIGREGATVEALLASDIVVTDVKDAIAMLLDERKLMATLRG, encoded by the coding sequence ATGGAGATTCCGAACTACGGAAAGCTGGAGTTTAAGGCTGTCCTCTTCGACCTCAACGGCACCCTCGGGGAGAGCGGCAGGATGGGTGAGGAGGTGAGGCATCTTCTCGAGCGCCTGGCCGATAGGTACACGGTTGTCGTCCTGAGCGCCGACACATTCGGGACCCTTGAGGAGGAACTGAAGGGCCTGCCTGTGAGGATAGAGCGCGTTTCCAGTGGGGTTGAGAAGGCAGAGATAGCGAGGGGTTACGCCCCCTACGCCGCCGTCGGCAACGGCAACAACGACGTGGCGATGCTCGAGGGGGCGGAGCTGGCCTTCTGCGTCATCGGAAGGGAAGGGGCGACGGTGGAGGCCCTCCTGGCCAGCGATATCGTCGTTACGGACGTCAAAGATGCCATAGCCATGCTTCTCGACGAGAGGAAGCTGATGGCAACTCTAAGAGGGTGA
- a CDS encoding phosphatase PAP2 family protein, with the protein MNLLHERLRDPDVLIRLNAFFLSYFGWVIFGVAYGTLGRWSVDLTQQFLRLPFTSRELVVGLVEFTKSIPPLYSLFTTVYYLGFAGSIALVVIYLLLYRRDLESSDQLLARYLLAYGIAGTIYLVAHIYAPHIVYNLPGYTSENTLLTRQEFVLPSLHNTFITINIITLWRYRKRLGGKALIFINTLIPFATVFLGHHWVYDVLAGIALGALVSRFSWGWSATLSGRIYQLEVSSLQRVTVFNFLLGIIVLIIAANPERALEVLGGMLGAP; encoded by the coding sequence ATGAACCTGCTCCACGAGCGCCTCAGAGACCCGGACGTGCTGATAAGACTGAACGCCTTCTTCCTTAGCTACTTTGGATGGGTGATTTTTGGCGTGGCCTATGGGACTTTGGGACGGTGGAGCGTGGACCTCACCCAGCAGTTCCTCCGGCTGCCTTTCACATCCCGGGAACTCGTTGTCGGTCTGGTTGAGTTCACCAAAAGTATACCCCCGCTTTACAGCCTGTTCACCACCGTCTACTACCTCGGATTTGCAGGCTCGATAGCGCTCGTTGTGATCTATCTCCTCCTGTACCGCAGGGATCTGGAGTCCTCTGACCAGCTGCTGGCGAGGTACCTCCTCGCATACGGTATTGCCGGGACGATATATCTCGTCGCCCACATCTACGCCCCCCACATAGTCTACAACCTCCCGGGCTACACCTCGGAGAACACCCTGCTCACCAGACAGGAGTTCGTCCTTCCGTCCCTGCACAACACCTTCATCACGATAAACATCATCACGCTGTGGCGGTACCGGAAGAGGCTGGGAGGAAAGGCGCTGATATTCATCAACACCCTGATACCCTTTGCCACGGTGTTCCTCGGTCACCACTGGGTCTACGACGTCCTCGCGGGAATAGCCCTCGGTGCCCTCGTGTCCAGATTCTCGTGGGGATGGAGCGCCACACTCTCTGGGAGGATCTACCAGCTCGAAGTGTCGTCCCTCCAGAGGGTCACGGTCTTCAACTTCCTTCTGGGAATTATAGTCCTGATAATAGCGGCCAACCCCGAGAGGGCCTTGGAGGTACTCGGGGGCATGCTCGGGGCACCCTGA
- the cas1 gene encoding CRISPR-associated endonuclease Cas1, producing MKYPLFITQHGKFEREENALFFVGELVKRAIPLAQVEEIHCLSRVSLTSGAIDLLSEKGIPVHFYTTKGDYKGSFINDASPRGKLHLAQAEHHLNPEKRLHIAREIVKGIQNTMAFTLSRWGINPIKLNSVKVDGKTIDEIMGKEAELWGHYYRYFGKSIGVEDFRRTRRPPEDEVNALISYANAVTYGLAFSSAIKAGLDPSIGYLHSVSDRRHSLPLDLADIFKPLYVFSTVKEALQEDIFSKSDFVKKGNAVYLSREGKRKLLSALTDTLRRTVYYKPWKRSMTYRFMMDYEARKLKRHLLGRSAYRAFAPWW from the coding sequence ATGAAGTATCCCCTCTTCATCACCCAGCACGGGAAGTTCGAGAGGGAGGAAAACGCTCTCTTCTTCGTCGGCGAGCTCGTTAAGAGGGCCATACCCCTCGCCCAGGTGGAGGAGATACACTGCCTTTCAAGGGTCTCTCTCACGAGCGGGGCGATTGACCTGTTGAGCGAGAAAGGTATTCCCGTTCACTTCTACACGACGAAGGGCGACTACAAGGGTTCCTTTATCAACGACGCCTCTCCGCGGGGGAAGCTCCACCTGGCTCAGGCTGAACACCACCTCAACCCTGAAAAGAGGCTCCACATAGCGAGGGAGATTGTAAAAGGGATTCAGAACACTATGGCCTTCACCCTCTCCCGCTGGGGAATTAACCCTATCAAGCTGAACTCGGTTAAGGTTGATGGCAAAACCATTGATGAAATCATGGGAAAGGAGGCCGAGCTCTGGGGGCACTACTACCGCTACTTCGGGAAATCCATAGGCGTTGAGGACTTCAGGAGAACCCGAAGGCCGCCGGAGGACGAGGTCAATGCGCTCATAAGCTACGCGAACGCCGTAACCTACGGCCTGGCGTTCTCCTCAGCGATCAAGGCCGGTCTCGACCCGTCGATAGGCTACCTCCACTCGGTGAGCGACAGGAGGCACTCCCTTCCGTTGGATCTTGCGGACATCTTCAAGCCCCTCTACGTCTTCTCGACGGTCAAAGAAGCCCTTCAGGAGGACATCTTTTCAAAGTCTGACTTCGTGAAGAAAGGAAACGCCGTCTACCTCTCTCGCGAGGGTAAGAGGAAGCTCCTCTCGGCTCTAACCGACACATTAAGGAGGACCGTCTATTACAAGCCCTGGAAGAGGAGCATGACCTACCGCTTTATGATGGATTACGAGGCGAGAAAGCTGAAGAGGCACCTCCTCGGAAGGTCAGCCTACCGCGCATTCGCTCCCTGGTGGTGA
- a CDS encoding DMT family transporter, with amino-acid sequence MRRESLGTLLALAGMLLYGLEPVVIKSNESNPVSFATFSALFASIILWIILLLEGKGTEFKAEPSGLKRAFFVGLFGTALAYLAYSLGARMSTAINAALITRSEVLWSFLLAGIFLGERITKRLVGYSFIILAGLVLVITQGRAVEPHLGDLLLLLVPLFWQVGHVMAKGLPYSPTTIAALRNTFGFLLLLPLALLTGAEFSPLVIVEGAIIALGQVVWYGSIKRINLSKATAIITPAPAVAIALGVLMGETFTYYHALGFLLIVLGTLGTVKVESELRT; translated from the coding sequence ATGCGGCGGGAATCCCTGGGAACCCTCCTGGCGCTTGCGGGAATGCTGCTGTACGGTCTTGAACCTGTCGTGATAAAGTCAAACGAGTCCAATCCGGTTAGTTTTGCCACGTTTTCGGCCCTCTTTGCGTCCATCATTCTCTGGATTATACTCCTCCTGGAAGGTAAGGGTACCGAGTTCAAGGCTGAACCCTCAGGGCTAAAGAGGGCGTTCTTCGTCGGACTCTTCGGAACGGCCCTCGCGTATCTGGCCTATTCCTTAGGGGCGAGGATGAGCACCGCCATAAACGCCGCTTTGATCACGCGCAGTGAGGTTCTATGGTCGTTCCTCCTGGCGGGAATCTTTCTCGGAGAGCGGATAACAAAGCGTCTTGTGGGTTATTCTTTCATCATTCTGGCGGGCCTGGTACTCGTCATAACCCAGGGCCGTGCCGTGGAACCCCATTTGGGTGACCTGCTCCTCCTGCTCGTTCCGCTGTTCTGGCAGGTGGGCCATGTCATGGCTAAGGGACTCCCCTACTCGCCGACCACCATAGCGGCCCTCAGAAACACCTTCGGCTTTCTGCTCCTCCTCCCGCTGGCCCTTCTAACGGGGGCCGAGTTTTCGCCCTTGGTAATCGTGGAGGGAGCGATAATAGCCCTCGGCCAGGTGGTCTGGTACGGCTCCATAAAGCGCATAAACCTCTCGAAGGCGACTGCCATAATAACCCCCGCCCCGGCGGTGGCCATCGCCCTCGGCGTCCTGATGGGGGAGACGTTCACATATTATCACGCCCTGGGCTTCCTGCTGATAGTCCTGGGAACCCTTGGGACGGTAAAGGTGGAAAGCGAGCTTAGAACTTGA